From a region of the Bacillota bacterium genome:
- a CDS encoding sugar ABC transporter ATP-binding protein, producing the protein MAFVEIRDVHKEFGGVRALRGVDLAVEPGEVHVLLGENGAGKSTLIKILSGVYPPDAGEIRIEGEPVRLATPAEAQRRGIRTIHQELSLIPALTIGENLAVSRLPHGPLGLLRRGEIREAARRALTQLGVELDVDRPVELLSLAEQQLVEIAKAISREARLLIMDEPTAALTAWESRRLFDVIRRLTGQGTSILYVSHRIEEISEIGHRVTVIRDGTVVGRHRVGEIGPAALIREMVGHEVEERRSEARAAGRAAEALLEVRDLRCGALGPVSFEVRRGEIVGVAGVLGSGTVELARSLFGVAPLQGGRLSVAGRQVRIGSPREAVQLGVAYVPENRRHEGLIMGHSLVQNLTLAGIGHFARFGFLRSGSERERARELIEALRIVPDRLEAPVEVLSGGNQQKVAIGKWLSTASEILILHEPTRGVDVGARAEIYRLLRELADRGYAILIISSDFREAAWVCDRILVLRDGRLVGEIPGAEADAGLLLEVATGAREVVPA; encoded by the coding sequence GTGGCCTTCGTCGAGATTCGGGACGTGCACAAGGAGTTTGGAGGCGTGCGCGCCCTGCGCGGAGTCGATCTGGCCGTCGAGCCGGGCGAGGTGCACGTCCTGCTGGGGGAGAACGGCGCCGGCAAGTCGACGCTGATCAAGATTCTCTCGGGCGTCTATCCGCCTGATGCCGGCGAGATCCGCATCGAAGGAGAACCGGTCCGCCTGGCGACGCCGGCGGAGGCCCAGCGGCGCGGCATCCGCACCATCCACCAGGAGCTGAGCCTGATCCCGGCGTTGACCATCGGCGAGAACCTGGCGGTCTCGCGACTGCCCCACGGTCCCTTGGGCCTGCTGCGGCGCGGGGAGATCCGGGAGGCGGCCCGCCGGGCGCTGACCCAGCTGGGCGTGGAGCTGGACGTGGACAGGCCGGTGGAGCTGCTCTCCCTGGCCGAGCAACAGCTGGTGGAGATCGCCAAGGCCATCTCCCGGGAGGCGCGCCTGCTGATCATGGACGAGCCCACGGCGGCGTTGACGGCGTGGGAGAGCAGGCGGCTCTTCGACGTCATCCGGCGGCTGACCGGCCAGGGGACCAGCATCCTCTACGTCTCCCACCGGATCGAGGAGATCTCCGAGATCGGTCACCGCGTCACCGTCATCCGCGACGGGACGGTGGTGGGCCGGCACCGTGTGGGCGAGATCGGTCCGGCGGCGCTGATCCGGGAGATGGTGGGGCACGAGGTGGAGGAGCGGCGCAGCGAAGCCCGCGCCGCTGGCCGGGCGGCGGAGGCGCTGCTGGAGGTGCGGGATCTGCGCTGCGGAGCCTTGGGACCGGTCTCTTTCGAGGTGCGACGCGGCGAGATCGTGGGCGTGGCCGGGGTGCTCGGCTCCGGCACGGTGGAGCTGGCACGCTCGCTCTTCGGCGTGGCCCCGCTCCAGGGGGGTCGGCTGTCGGTGGCCGGGCGCCAGGTGCGCATCGGGAGCCCGCGGGAGGCCGTCCAGCTGGGCGTGGCCTACGTGCCGGAGAACCGGCGGCACGAGGGGCTGATCATGGGCCACAGCCTGGTCCAGAACCTGACGCTGGCGGGAATCGGACACTTCGCCCGGTTCGGCTTCCTGCGCAGCGGTTCGGAGCGGGAGCGGGCGCGCGAGCTGATCGAGGCGCTGCGCATCGTGCCCGACCGGCTGGAGGCGCCGGTGGAGGTGCTGAGCGGCGGCAACCAGCAGAAGGTGGCCATTGGGAAGTGGCTGAGCACGGCCTCGGAGATCCTGATCCTGCACGAGCCGACCCGGGGCGTGGACGTGGGCGCGCGGGCGGAGATCTACCGCCTTCTGCGCGAGCTGGCCGACCGGGGCTACGCCATCCTGATCATCTCCTCGGACTTCCGCGAGGCGGCATGGGTCTGCGACCGGATCCTGGTGCTGCGCGACGGCCGGCTGGTGGGCGAGATCCCGGGGGCCGAGGCGGACGCCGGGCTCCTCCTCGAGGTGGCCACGGGCGCGAGGGAGGTGGTCCCGGCATGA